A region from the Sandaracinus amylolyticus genome encodes:
- a CDS encoding tetratricopeptide repeat protein: MKRVVVLTLLLALASPASAQRGQAGARFQTPAAESRIETEGPTEDERAQLRGDDEGGAPEDLEERLYLRERPDALGAAAREWHDAQLETLLRDRERLAGERRDQAIALLEEFVREEPETAAEMPDALLRLAELRWELARSQYLERFAAWQQVPEENRGAEPAPDYRPAITLYDRILEQHRGYDRYDFVLYMKAYALTELQDLEGALALYRRILRDFPQSRFVPDAHMALAEAAFANLEFEAALPEFEQVLRYRDSELYDMALFKSAWCLWRMNRTTEAATRFRQVLDLGRDRGQLTSAQRRRLRDLQSEALDYLIQVFTEDERNTAQDVFRFLEEIGGERYAGRVLSRLSLRYMDDARYDQGIAAYRLLLEMEPASEDAPLWAQQIAAGYAALDDSQHTLEALTALADGYLPGGSWAQQQSDPEVVEAARTRIERAIRVRAMRWHELGQRDDQRTRFEWAERGYDLYLEHFPESESAYDLHFYRAEILFHRLERYPEAGDEYLAAARRNPQGEHTRDALYNAIGAFERVREGQLETCTRTRGTTPARPPVQPPAQPPAEGAAEDPCGETENDVKFSEAIELYVELFPNDPDLPEILFRQGRLYYDRGIYDPAVRLFGQLLERFPQSEYAATAGELILDSFNRAQDYANIETWARRLKTAPSFQNAQAQQRLDTLILQAVFALGEQLAGRGEHGEAAAAYQRAAEEFPRDPRARQAWYNAGLERQRAGDLAGASSAYDRLIELHPGSSEGALAAWSGAQMMESIAQFSDAARFYEAYGTRFPQGEHAADSLYNAVLLRLAAEDWDDAVRAANAFLERHARDAQGDEVSFMLARAHEGAERWAEAARVYTEYARRSRNPDRDVEAQTRLAQVLLRAEDRAGADRALQQAVRTGRGALRRLGERGRYWLAQARYLQGELVLREFETVQIAGPVDGLRQRLERKSQLLRDASTAFAEVVELRVAELVTAALFQIGRSYELFAQSLREFEVPPNLTEEEDQAYRDQLAMFIIPIEEQALQAYEGGYQQAIELRIFNSWTAQLREGLTRLNDVQYPPFREMGADIVEGVPLPPPQPLDGLRRGEPAAPENAPAATTTPTPSTPTSGEATQGERPREERGSRRRRRSR; encoded by the coding sequence ATGAAGCGCGTCGTCGTGCTCACGCTCCTGCTCGCGCTCGCCTCGCCCGCGAGCGCACAGCGTGGGCAGGCCGGCGCGCGCTTCCAGACGCCGGCGGCGGAGTCGCGGATCGAGACGGAGGGTCCGACCGAGGACGAGCGCGCGCAGCTGCGCGGCGACGACGAGGGCGGCGCGCCCGAGGATCTCGAGGAGCGGCTCTATCTGCGCGAGCGGCCCGACGCGCTCGGTGCCGCCGCGCGCGAGTGGCACGACGCGCAGCTCGAGACACTGCTGCGCGATCGCGAGCGCCTGGCAGGCGAGCGGCGCGATCAGGCGATCGCGCTGCTCGAGGAATTCGTGCGCGAGGAGCCCGAGACCGCGGCGGAGATGCCCGACGCGCTGCTGCGCCTCGCCGAGCTGCGCTGGGAGCTCGCGCGCTCTCAGTACCTCGAGCGCTTCGCGGCGTGGCAGCAAGTGCCCGAGGAGAATCGCGGCGCCGAGCCCGCGCCCGACTACCGCCCTGCGATCACGCTCTACGATCGCATCCTCGAGCAGCATCGCGGCTACGACCGCTACGACTTCGTGCTCTACATGAAGGCGTACGCGCTCACGGAGCTGCAGGATCTCGAGGGCGCGCTGGCGCTCTATCGACGCATCCTGCGCGACTTCCCGCAGAGCCGGTTCGTCCCCGACGCGCACATGGCGCTCGCGGAGGCGGCGTTCGCGAACCTCGAGTTCGAGGCGGCGCTGCCCGAGTTCGAGCAGGTGCTGCGCTATCGCGACAGCGAGCTCTACGACATGGCGCTCTTCAAGAGCGCGTGGTGTCTGTGGCGCATGAACCGCACGACGGAAGCGGCGACGCGCTTTCGTCAGGTGCTCGATCTCGGGCGCGATCGCGGCCAGCTCACGAGCGCGCAGCGACGACGTCTCCGCGATCTCCAGAGTGAGGCGCTCGACTATCTGATCCAGGTCTTCACCGAGGACGAGCGCAACACCGCGCAGGACGTGTTCCGTTTCCTCGAGGAGATCGGCGGCGAGCGATATGCGGGGCGCGTGCTGTCGCGCCTGTCGCTCCGCTACATGGACGACGCGCGCTACGACCAGGGCATCGCCGCGTATCGCTTGTTGCTCGAGATGGAGCCGGCGAGCGAGGACGCGCCGCTCTGGGCACAGCAGATCGCGGCGGGATACGCGGCGCTCGACGACTCGCAGCACACGCTCGAGGCGCTCACCGCGCTGGCTGACGGATATCTGCCCGGCGGATCCTGGGCGCAGCAGCAGAGCGACCCCGAGGTCGTCGAAGCGGCGAGGACGCGAATCGAGCGTGCCATTCGCGTGCGCGCGATGCGCTGGCACGAGCTCGGACAGCGCGACGATCAGCGCACTCGATTCGAGTGGGCGGAGCGCGGATACGACCTCTATCTCGAGCACTTCCCCGAGAGCGAGAGCGCGTACGACCTGCACTTCTATCGCGCGGAGATCCTGTTCCATCGCCTCGAGCGGTATCCGGAGGCAGGCGACGAGTACCTCGCGGCCGCGCGCAGGAACCCTCAGGGTGAGCACACGCGCGACGCGCTCTACAACGCGATCGGCGCGTTCGAGCGGGTGAGGGAAGGGCAGCTCGAGACGTGCACCCGCACGCGCGGCACCACGCCGGCGCGGCCTCCGGTGCAGCCGCCGGCACAGCCGCCCGCGGAGGGTGCTGCGGAGGACCCGTGCGGAGAGACCGAGAACGACGTGAAGTTCTCGGAGGCGATCGAGCTCTACGTCGAGCTCTTCCCCAACGACCCGGATCTGCCGGAGATCTTGTTCCGCCAGGGACGGCTCTATTACGACCGCGGGATCTACGACCCTGCAGTGCGCCTGTTCGGTCAGCTGCTCGAGCGATTCCCGCAGAGCGAGTATGCGGCGACCGCGGGCGAGCTGATCCTCGACTCGTTCAATCGCGCGCAGGACTACGCGAACATCGAGACCTGGGCGCGACGTCTGAAGACCGCGCCGTCGTTCCAGAACGCGCAGGCGCAGCAGCGCCTCGACACGCTCATCCTCCAGGCCGTGTTCGCGCTCGGCGAGCAGCTCGCGGGCCGCGGCGAGCACGGCGAGGCCGCGGCCGCGTACCAGCGCGCGGCCGAGGAGTTCCCGCGCGATCCGCGGGCACGACAGGCCTGGTACAACGCGGGCCTCGAGCGACAGCGCGCGGGCGATCTCGCGGGCGCATCGAGCGCGTACGACCGTCTGATCGAGCTCCACCCGGGCAGCAGCGAGGGCGCGCTGGCGGCGTGGTCGGGCGCGCAGATGATGGAGTCGATCGCGCAGTTCTCCGATGCGGCGCGCTTCTACGAGGCGTACGGGACGCGCTTCCCGCAGGGCGAGCACGCGGCGGACTCGCTCTACAACGCGGTGCTGCTGCGGCTCGCGGCGGAGGACTGGGACGACGCGGTGCGCGCGGCGAACGCGTTCCTCGAGCGACATGCGCGCGACGCGCAGGGCGACGAGGTGAGCTTCATGCTCGCGCGCGCCCACGAAGGCGCGGAGCGCTGGGCCGAGGCCGCGCGCGTCTACACCGAGTACGCGCGGCGCAGCCGCAACCCCGATCGCGACGTCGAGGCGCAGACGCGCCTCGCGCAGGTGCTGCTCCGCGCCGAGGATCGCGCGGGCGCGGATCGCGCGCTGCAGCAGGCGGTGCGCACGGGCCGCGGCGCGCTGCGTCGCCTCGGCGAGCGCGGCCGCTACTGGCTCGCGCAGGCGCGATATCTCCAGGGCGAGCTCGTCCTTCGCGAGTTCGAGACCGTGCAGATCGCCGGGCCGGTCGACGGATTGCGCCAGCGCCTCGAGCGCAAGAGCCAGCTGCTGCGCGACGCATCGACGGCGTTCGCGGAGGTCGTCGAGCTGCGCGTGGCCGAGCTCGTGACCGCGGCGCTCTTCCAGATCGGTCGCAGCTACGAGCTCTTCGCGCAGTCGCTGCGCGAGTTCGAGGTCCCGCCGAACCTCACGGAAGAAGAAGACCAGGCGTACCGCGACCAGCTCGCGATGTTCATCATCCCGATCGAAGAGCAGGCGCTGCAGGCGTACGAGGGCGGCTACCAGCAGGCGATCGAGCTGCGCATCTTCAACTCGTGGACCGCGCAGCTTCGCGAGGGGCTCACGCGGCTCAACGACGTGCAGTATCCGCCGTTCCGCGAGATGGGCGCAGACATCGTCGAGGGCGTCCCGCTCCCGCCGCCGCAGCCGCTCGACGGACTGCGCCGCGGCGAGCCCGCCGCGCCGGAGAACGCACCGGCCGCGACCACGACGCCGACTCCGAGCACGCCGACGAGCGGCGAAGCGACCCAGGGCGAGCGACCGCGCGAGGAGCGCGGCAGCCGACGCCGTCGTCGATCGCGCTGA
- a CDS encoding tetratricopeptide repeat protein, translating to MRRAVGLALLLALCGGGRAAAQEGTTLADYYRSLADRRLLAAETGSIEALRELVQRGEALVVQERWDEAALVLWEATESPRFADFAETEEMRQAEFMLAGALQEMGALRTAYRVLERILARGPSDPYFGPAYRRAVDVALAGADLAGIVASLEGVGADPLPPDAANELRYLRGRERYDADDLAAADAQLAEVTRRSRFYANAQYLRGVIAARRGALDDAEARFCSIATTPDTDRFTFYVDRRYFEIRDLTWLALGRVAHEGRRAEDAFYYYFQVPNDSERVSEALFEAAWSMYEGGDAETAVDLLDQLGARFPSSPFVDEAALLRGYVHLARCEFDEADRRFVAFAARFEPIRDELDRILASPSRRARIFEELLEIESRPPAPPVPEGQIAPEPEARELLLGLLRVDPTFFRLYAEIRTLDAEAARSASVADQIAAIEARLSGSEAPEAAAARADAPEDEAAALARDLAGARAALRAMTDQLDTMRRAGAARDRLEPLEQELRGLGDRVEQIERSMRQMIAASGGAPTSADAAATDLDGMLRRDRRAAYHLPARAAALRARMIDAANDVAVRSITELRDRLAQSLRRARIGRIDAVMGSKRRIEIQIESLAAGRFPAELQDPLRIQGLLRDDEEYWPFEGEYWEDEYEEDEESESEESESEAEAPPEPESEAAE from the coding sequence ATGCGGCGCGCCGTCGGCCTCGCGTTGCTCCTCGCGCTGTGCGGCGGTGGCCGCGCGGCGGCGCAGGAAGGAACGACGCTCGCCGACTACTATCGCTCGCTCGCCGATCGTCGCCTGCTCGCCGCGGAGACGGGATCGATCGAGGCGCTGCGCGAGCTGGTGCAGCGCGGCGAGGCGCTCGTCGTGCAGGAGCGGTGGGACGAGGCCGCGCTCGTGCTCTGGGAAGCGACGGAGTCGCCGCGCTTCGCGGACTTCGCCGAGACCGAGGAGATGCGCCAGGCCGAGTTCATGCTCGCCGGCGCGCTCCAGGAGATGGGCGCGCTCCGCACTGCGTATCGCGTGCTCGAGCGCATCCTCGCGCGCGGTCCGAGCGATCCGTACTTCGGGCCGGCGTATCGACGCGCGGTCGACGTCGCGCTCGCGGGCGCGGATCTCGCTGGGATCGTCGCATCGCTCGAGGGCGTGGGCGCCGATCCGCTGCCGCCCGATGCGGCGAACGAGCTGCGTTATCTGCGCGGGCGCGAGCGCTACGACGCGGACGATCTCGCGGCGGCGGACGCCCAGCTCGCGGAAGTCACGCGACGCTCGCGCTTCTATGCGAACGCGCAGTACCTGCGCGGCGTGATCGCGGCGCGACGGGGCGCGCTCGACGACGCGGAGGCGCGCTTCTGCTCGATCGCGACCACGCCGGACACCGATCGATTCACGTTCTACGTCGATCGCCGCTACTTCGAGATCCGCGATCTCACGTGGCTCGCGCTCGGTCGCGTGGCGCACGAAGGGCGGCGCGCCGAGGACGCGTTCTACTACTACTTCCAGGTGCCGAACGACTCGGAGCGCGTCAGCGAGGCGCTCTTCGAGGCCGCGTGGTCGATGTACGAGGGAGGCGACGCGGAGACCGCGGTCGATCTCCTCGATCAGCTCGGCGCGCGCTTCCCGAGCTCGCCCTTCGTCGACGAGGCGGCGCTCTTGCGCGGCTACGTGCACCTCGCGCGCTGCGAGTTCGACGAGGCGGATCGCCGGTTCGTCGCGTTCGCGGCGCGCTTCGAGCCGATCCGGGACGAGCTCGATCGGATCCTCGCGTCGCCGTCGCGGCGCGCGCGCATCTTCGAGGAGCTGCTCGAGATCGAGTCGCGACCGCCGGCGCCGCCGGTGCCGGAAGGGCAGATCGCGCCCGAGCCCGAGGCGCGCGAGCTGCTGCTCGGTCTGCTGCGCGTGGATCCCACGTTCTTCCGGCTCTACGCGGAGATCCGCACACTCGACGCGGAAGCGGCGCGCTCGGCGAGCGTCGCCGATCAGATCGCCGCGATCGAAGCGCGGCTGTCGGGCAGCGAAGCGCCCGAGGCGGCGGCGGCACGAGCCGATGCGCCGGAGGACGAGGCGGCGGCGCTGGCGCGCGATCTCGCGGGCGCACGCGCAGCGTTGCGCGCGATGACCGATCAGCTCGACACGATGCGGCGCGCCGGTGCGGCGCGGGATCGGCTCGAGCCGCTCGAGCAGGAGCTGCGGGGGCTCGGCGATCGCGTCGAGCAGATCGAGCGCTCGATGCGACAGATGATCGCGGCGAGCGGCGGAGCCCCGACGAGCGCCGACGCTGCGGCGACCGATCTCGACGGCATGCTGCGTCGCGATCGTCGCGCCGCATACCACCTGCCGGCGCGCGCGGCCGCGCTGCGTGCGCGGATGATCGACGCGGCGAACGACGTCGCGGTGCGCTCGATCACCGAGCTGCGCGATCGTCTCGCGCAGAGCCTTCGTCGCGCGCGCATCGGGCGCATCGACGCGGTGATGGGCAGCAAGCGCCGCATCGAGATCCAGATCGAGAGCCTCGCGGCCGGGCGCTTCCCCGCGGAGCTGCAGGATCCGCTGCGCATCCAGGGCCTCCTGCGCGACGACGAGGAGTACTGGCCCTTCGAGGGCGAGTACTGGGAAGACGAGTACGAAGAGGACGAGGAGTCGGAGAGCGAGGAGTCGGAGAGCGAGGCCGAGGCGCCGCCCGAGCCCGAGAGCGAGGCCGCGGAATGA
- a CDS encoding sterol desaturase family protein codes for MRSLAIVYVGFLVIAPLCALAQRLRPSAVPAPRVLSRARRVDWLYWLVTPLGTGFLTRAATLTFAALVALALGLGDLTALLDVFHARSPLPFGRWPLLVQFATAIVIADFVSYWSHRARHHARFFPLHAIHHSARELDWLAAARMHPLDDLVDNVAVTLPILLLGFDPRVFVAIGPALLLHTLYLHSAVRLSLGPLRYVIATPDFHRWHHAIEREAQGSNFGGVLAIWDVMFGTFRMPRDRVPDAFGVEPPIDDSARAQLVRPLDRVIRA; via the coding sequence GTGCGCTCGCTCGCGATCGTCTACGTCGGGTTCCTCGTGATCGCGCCGCTCTGCGCGCTCGCGCAGCGTCTCCGGCCGAGCGCGGTGCCTGCGCCTCGGGTGCTCTCGCGCGCTCGGCGCGTCGACTGGCTCTATTGGCTCGTGACGCCGCTCGGCACGGGCTTTCTCACGCGCGCAGCGACGCTGACGTTCGCGGCGCTCGTCGCGCTCGCGCTGGGGCTCGGAGACCTCACGGCGCTGCTCGACGTGTTCCACGCGCGCAGTCCGCTGCCCTTCGGGCGATGGCCGCTGCTCGTACAATTCGCGACTGCGATCGTCATCGCCGACTTCGTGTCCTATTGGAGCCATCGCGCGCGCCATCACGCGCGCTTCTTTCCGCTCCACGCGATCCACCACTCGGCGCGCGAGCTCGACTGGCTCGCTGCCGCGCGCATGCACCCGCTCGACGACCTCGTCGACAACGTCGCGGTGACGCTGCCGATCCTGTTGCTCGGCTTCGACCCGCGGGTGTTCGTCGCGATCGGGCCCGCGCTGCTGCTCCACACGCTCTACCTGCACAGCGCCGTGCGGCTCTCGCTCGGGCCGCTGCGATACGTGATCGCGACGCCGGACTTCCATCGCTGGCACCACGCGATCGAGCGCGAGGCGCAGGGCTCGAATTTCGGCGGTGTCCTGGCGATCTGGGACGTGATGTTCGGCACGTTCCGGATGCCGCGCGACCGCGTGCCGGACGCGTTCGGCGTCGAGCCGCCGATCGACGACTCGGCGCGGGCGCAGCTCGTGCGCCCGCTCGATCGCGTCATCCGCGCTTGA
- a CDS encoding outer membrane beta-barrel domain-containing protein — protein sequence MIERCVLTLALFASALVPSIASAQDTTTTSACIDEAIRDELNARRRYRGVRERIFQKAGRFELSAMGGVYAADLLSASYLLQGALTYHVTEDIGLEASFAYSRAESELVRIIENDRGVTLIRLDQPVYIYQAHLLWTLAYGKMRWFGADIGRFDFNIALGGGVTDNQTSRGLTGSFGIGVKFFFGEWFSIRIDLRDQILEQELLGESAIVNNLTATLGLSIFIPFES from the coding sequence ATGATCGAGCGATGCGTGCTGACACTCGCGCTGTTCGCGAGCGCGCTCGTTCCATCGATCGCGTCGGCGCAGGACACGACGACGACCTCGGCGTGCATCGACGAGGCGATCCGCGACGAGCTCAACGCGCGACGTCGTTATCGCGGCGTGCGCGAGCGGATCTTCCAGAAGGCCGGGCGCTTCGAGCTGAGCGCGATGGGCGGTGTGTACGCCGCCGATCTGCTCAGCGCGTCGTACCTGCTGCAGGGCGCGCTCACGTACCACGTCACCGAGGACATCGGGCTCGAGGCGTCGTTCGCCTACTCGCGCGCGGAGTCCGAGCTCGTCCGAATCATCGAGAACGATCGCGGCGTCACGCTGATCCGCCTCGATCAGCCGGTCTACATCTACCAGGCGCATCTGCTCTGGACGCTCGCGTACGGAAAGATGCGCTGGTTCGGCGCCGACATCGGGCGCTTCGACTTCAACATCGCGCTCGGTGGCGGCGTCACCGACAACCAGACGTCGCGCGGTCTCACCGGCAGCTTCGGGATCGGCGTGAAGTTCTTCTTCGGCGAGTGGTTCTCGATCCGCATCGATCTGCGCGATCAGATCCTCGAGCAGGAGCTCCTCGGCGAGTCGGCGATCGTGAACAACCTGACCGCGACGCTGGGGCTCTCGATCTTCATCCCCTTCGAGTCGTGA
- a CDS encoding tetratricopeptide repeat protein: MSAQGDAAPTYVLWLGDDVGPLHRELAVRGVDVVRAPATMTAREIAALAPDLVVLGASAIERAESLAAELEVERPVSPPPLVVLEPGIDTELERRYGVVASLDSTIATSQLAPRVEGLLAKLASSHGQWSLSLAPREVEGFATRAKEDRRAGVLLCGSPPAAIAMTADGSCAPSLASFVERTSSNASLTLRFYERAPGRLTVLGPEVGPEERKRRATTRLDGLAVIVIEGGGGSWSAVAEALRDVGANARVVSARKDALEEARTADPAAIVVPTAALATPGGRTILEDPRLASAALIVVAPERLARSGTALVVATVIDACAHELALRARALDAPLIERVETLGPARWLKTLARSEDAVRMRVRGATGQGELVLASGRIKDASFTPRDQGASPLQGAAAVRAVVATSYGTLLANRADTPPHERAPLRTANAVPSVKRALPAPAPRAAARPAPVASAARVAAPSANGARIEPAAAHRTSAAARLEAQPAVTSNGIASSAASSNAATSSAVRVDAGAIEHEERTATAGPEIVRAKLTESAHDDAQRDSIGSRITRPAEVARVEDDEDDEPTMLAVRPAWLAALASEPRPAEREPSVTTGEELTTIAMGSGRALADDAAPSTPEPVVALPPNEPAITPRGPSLPAPQPRSRTPLLALAGLVVIGLGVGAWVARDRLLPQQLPDAPIAVAAAPHATPIEPSSAAPTALVEPSPAAPSEAIEPDAPIEPVAAPEATAPEPTAPEATAPEPTPPAVPDAPAAEPTTAAPPTGEGAIVDARAAARIVLQADQAMRARQYQRALELADQALALDPTNARAFYDHAVAVLRLGRDAEALEWAERGTRLDREEPLFWLLIGDIHQQNGRRVRARDAWERCMRIASGHESCARRLGTGTTATPSTAPSEPAPE, translated from the coding sequence ATGAGCGCGCAGGGAGATGCCGCTCCGACGTACGTGCTCTGGTTGGGGGACGACGTCGGGCCACTGCACCGAGAGCTCGCCGTTCGCGGCGTCGACGTCGTGAGGGCGCCCGCGACGATGACCGCGCGCGAGATCGCGGCGCTCGCGCCCGACCTCGTGGTGCTCGGCGCGAGCGCGATCGAGCGCGCCGAGTCGCTCGCCGCGGAGCTCGAGGTGGAGCGTCCGGTGAGCCCGCCGCCGCTCGTGGTGCTCGAGCCCGGGATCGACACCGAGCTCGAGCGACGGTACGGCGTGGTCGCGAGCCTCGACTCGACGATCGCCACGTCGCAGCTCGCGCCGCGCGTCGAGGGGCTGCTCGCGAAGCTCGCGTCGTCGCACGGGCAGTGGTCGCTCTCGCTCGCGCCGCGCGAGGTCGAGGGATTCGCGACGCGCGCGAAGGAAGATCGTCGCGCGGGCGTGCTCCTCTGCGGCAGCCCGCCCGCGGCGATCGCGATGACCGCCGACGGATCGTGCGCGCCGTCGCTCGCGAGCTTCGTCGAGCGCACGTCGTCGAACGCGAGCCTCACGCTGCGCTTCTACGAGCGCGCGCCGGGGCGGCTCACCGTGCTCGGCCCCGAGGTAGGGCCCGAGGAGAGGAAGCGACGCGCGACGACGCGCCTCGACGGCCTCGCGGTGATCGTGATCGAGGGCGGCGGAGGGTCGTGGTCGGCGGTCGCGGAGGCGCTGCGCGACGTCGGCGCGAACGCGCGCGTGGTCTCGGCGCGCAAGGACGCCCTCGAAGAGGCGCGCACCGCCGACCCGGCGGCGATCGTGGTGCCGACGGCGGCGCTCGCGACGCCGGGCGGGCGCACCATCCTCGAAGATCCGCGGCTCGCGTCGGCTGCGCTGATCGTGGTGGCGCCCGAGCGCCTCGCGCGCAGCGGCACGGCGCTCGTGGTCGCGACGGTGATCGACGCGTGCGCGCACGAGCTCGCGCTGCGCGCGCGGGCGCTGGACGCGCCGCTGATCGAGCGCGTCGAGACGCTCGGGCCCGCGCGATGGCTGAAGACCCTCGCGCGCAGCGAGGACGCTGTGCGCATGCGGGTGCGCGGCGCGACCGGCCAGGGCGAGCTCGTGCTCGCGTCGGGACGGATCAAGGACGCGAGCTTCACGCCGCGCGATCAGGGCGCGAGCCCGCTGCAGGGCGCGGCCGCGGTGCGTGCCGTCGTGGCGACGAGCTACGGGACGCTGCTCGCGAACCGCGCCGACACGCCGCCGCACGAGCGCGCGCCGTTGCGCACCGCGAACGCGGTCCCGAGCGTGAAGCGCGCACTGCCGGCCCCCGCACCGCGCGCAGCCGCGCGACCTGCGCCCGTCGCGAGCGCGGCGCGCGTCGCGGCACCGAGCGCGAACGGCGCGCGCATCGAGCCCGCGGCCGCGCACCGCACGAGCGCCGCGGCGCGCCTCGAGGCGCAGCCCGCGGTCACGTCGAACGGGATCGCATCGAGCGCCGCCTCGTCGAACGCGGCCACATCGAGCGCGGTGCGCGTCGACGCCGGAGCGATCGAGCACGAAGAGCGCACCGCGACCGCGGGGCCCGAGATCGTTCGCGCGAAGCTGACGGAGTCAGCTCACGACGACGCGCAGCGCGACTCCATCGGATCGCGCATCACCCGGCCGGCCGAGGTCGCGCGCGTCGAGGACGACGAGGACGACGAGCCGACCATGCTCGCCGTGCGTCCTGCCTGGCTCGCGGCGCTCGCGAGCGAGCCGAGGCCCGCGGAGCGCGAGCCCAGCGTCACGACCGGCGAAGAGCTCACGACGATCGCGATGGGCTCCGGCCGAGCGCTCGCCGACGATGCGGCGCCGAGCACGCCGGAGCCGGTCGTCGCTCTCCCGCCGAACGAGCCCGCGATCACGCCGCGCGGTCCGAGCTTGCCGGCGCCGCAGCCGCGCTCGCGCACGCCGCTGCTCGCGCTCGCGGGGCTCGTCGTGATCGGGCTCGGGGTCGGCGCGTGGGTCGCGCGCGATCGTCTGTTGCCGCAGCAGCTCCCCGACGCGCCGATCGCGGTCGCCGCGGCACCACATGCGACGCCGATCGAGCCGAGCTCCGCGGCACCGACGGCACTCGTCGAGCCCAGCCCCGCCGCGCCGAGCGAAGCGATCGAGCCCGACGCGCCGATCGAGCCCGTCGCTGCGCCCGAGGCCACGGCGCCCGAGCCCACCGCGCCCGAGGCCACCGCGCCCGAGCCCACGCCGCCCGCAGTCCCCGACGCGCCCGCGGCCGAGCCCACGACCGCCGCGCCGCCGACCGGCGAGGGCGCGATCGTCGACGCGCGCGCCGCCGCGCGGATCGTGCTCCAGGCCGATCAGGCGATGCGCGCGCGGCAATACCAGCGCGCGCTCGAGCTCGCCGATCAGGCGCTCGCGCTCGATCCCACCAACGCGCGTGCCTTCTACGATCACGCCGTCGCGGTGCTGCGCCTCGGTCGCGACGCCGAAGCGCTCGAGTGGGCAGAGCGCGGCACGCGCCTCGACCGCGAAGAGCCGCTCTTCTGGCTGCTCATCGGCGACATCCACCAGCAGAACGGACGCCGCGTCCGCGCGCGTGATGCGTGGGAGCGCTGCATGCGCATCGCGTCCGGTCACGAGTCGTGCGCGCGCCGGCTCGGCACGGGCACGACCGCGACGCCGAGCACCGCGCCGAGCGAGCCGGCACCCGAATAG